CTGTTCAATGGCAGCGAATCTTCGTTCGATCTCTTCAGGTACCAACTCCTCGTCGTCGCCAACCATGCCGGAAACAGCCAGCACATTCCGTTGCTTATCAATCGCGGCATTGTATTCTTGTCGCTCCCGGAGCACGACGGCCGAAGACGATACAAACACGGCGCAAACCACGCAAACGGCGGCTGAAAAAACTAAGTTGTAGACGACGCTACCCTGCATAGCGTGCCTTCCGTCGTTTTACGTTTGACCGGACCACAAAATAGTCGAGCACAGGCGCGAATAGGTTCATAAAGAGAATCGAAAGCATCATACCTTCTGGATACGCTGGGTTTACGACACGGATCAGAACCACGAGTACACCAATCAGAAAGCCATACAGGTAACGCCCTATGTCGGATGCTGGCGCAGATACCGGATCTGTCGCCATAAAGACCGTGCCGAAGGCCCATCCACCCAAAACAAAATGCCAAGCTGGGGAAACAGCAAATGCTGGATTCGTGTTTGAGCCGACCACATTCAAGAACCAAGCGGTCACGAACGTTCCAAGTGCCACGCTCAGCATGATCCGCCAAGAGCCGACCTGCGTAATGATGAGCACAGCCGCTCCCAAGAGACAGGCCAAGGCCGATGTCTCACCCATCGAACCCGGGACGAATCCCATGAAGGCTTCTCCCCAGTCAAGGCCGGTGAGAGCCTGGTCGCCATCGAGCGCGGTACGGGCAAGCCACGTTGCACCGCTCACGCCATCGGTAGTAGTTGCGGCAGTAATCCAAGCAGTGTCACCTGACATATTGGCCGGGTAGGCAAAAAAGACAAAGGCTCGAGCCGTCAAGGCAGGGTTGAGCACGTTCATTCCCGTGCCGCCAAAAATTTCTTTTCCGATTACAACGCCAAA
The nucleotide sequence above comes from Vicinamibacterales bacterium. Encoded proteins:
- a CDS encoding NADH:ubiquinone reductase (Na(+)-transporting) subunit B; this translates as MRFLRALLDKQARLFEKGGKLEKLYPLYEANDTFLFTPGHVTAGASHVRDGLDVKRLMMTVVVALAGCVYMAIYNTGYQANLAIRAGAPVLDTWQSTAVVALGMSFDPDQWLACVIHGALYYLPVLGVTFAVGGAWEALFAIVRKHEINEGFLVTGMLFPLILPPTIPLWQVALGISFGVVIGKEIFGGTGMNVLNPALTARAFVFFAYPANMSGDTAWITAATTTDGVSGATWLARTALDGDQALTGLDWGEAFMGFVPGSMGETSALACLLGAAVLIITQVGSWRIMLSVALGTFVTAWFLNVVGSNTNPAFAVSPAWHFVLGGWAFGTVFMATDPVSAPASDIGRYLYGFLIGVLVVLIRVVNPAYPEGMMLSILFMNLFAPVLDYFVVRSNVKRRKARYAG